The DNA segment CCGGCTAGCTGACCTTCGCGCCGCCGACGGGCCTTCCCATCGACGGCGCTCCCTTGCGATTATCCCTAGAGTTCGACCACGCCCGGCACGCCGGCGTTCACGCCGTAGCTGGCGATCGTGCTGACAGCGAGGTCCGGGCTCGGCACCGTAAAGTGCGGATCGCTCACCCGTTCCACACCGCGGAAGTCTGTGCGCCATTGCTCGCGCGTCACCTCGCACACGGCGTAGCCGCGGAACAGGCCGTCGAAGAAGCGGATGTGCGGGTTGAACGGCAGCGTGAGCTCCACCAGCGGCACGTTTTCGTCGCCGAAGCTCGAGGTGATGCCGGAGCACACGAACTCCGCGGCCACGACGGGCGAATCGACCTCGTTGAAGTCCGCCTTGATGTCCGCGGCCCACGAGGAGTGGATATCGCCCGTGAGCACGATGGGGTTGGCGGGCTGGGTGGCGGCGAGGAAGTCCAGTAGGCGCTGGCGAGCCCCCTGGTAGCCGTCCCAGGCGTCCGGGTTGAAGGCCCCAGGAGCGCCGAGGGCTGCGCCCACGTCCCACTGCATCATCATCACCTGCTGTGCCATCACGTTCCAGATGGCGCGCGAGCGGGCGAGGCCGTTGTACAGCCACTGCTCCTGTTCCTCGCCGGTCATGGTGCCGTTCGGGTCGACGATCTCCGGACAGACATCAATGAAGGCGGGGAAGATGTCATCGCACGGCTGGTCGTCGCGGAACTGACGCGTGTCGAGGACGTGGAACTGAGCGAGGTCGCCGAAGGTGAAACGACGGAAGAGCTGCAGTTCATTGTCGTCGTTCAACGTTTGTCGCGCACCCAGAGGCATGCTCTCGCGGTACACCTGGTAGGCCGCGCTACGGCGCGCGCTGAAGTCCTCGGGGAGTTGATCGTCCTCGGGGGCGAGGGCGGCGTAGTTGTTGTCCACCTCGTGATCGTCCCAGGTCACGATCCAGGGGAACGCGGCGTGCGCATCCTGCAGGTTCTCATCGAGGCGGTACTGGGCGTAGCGGTTGCGGTAGTCGACCACCGAGGTGCACTCGGGGCCGACGTGCCGGCGAGACTCAGGCGTCGCCTCATCTGCGGCGCCCTCGTAGATGTAGTCGCCCGTGTGTACGACGAAGTCGAGATCCTGGTCGGCCATGTCGCGGTAGGCGGCGTAGAAGCCGGCCGTGTAGTTCTGGCACGAGGCGAGCGCGAAGCGCATCTGCTCCGGCTGCTCGAAGCGTGACGGGAAGGTGCGTGTACGCCTCACGCGGCTGGTCTCGCCAAGTGCGCTGAAGCGATACCAGTAGAAGGTGTTGGGCGTCAGTGCCGGCACGGTCACGGACACGGCGTGACCTGCTTCGGGCAGTGCCATCACCGTGCCGCTGCGAACGACGTCGCGAAAGTCTGGATCGCTCGCCACCTCGACGGTGACCTCCACTGGTACCTCGTCCATGCCACCGCCGTTTAGGGGATCGGGGGCGAGCCGTGTCCACAGGGTAACGCGACGCGGTTGTGGATCGCCGGAGGCGACACCGAGGGTGAACAGGGCCGATCGGCGAGAGGTGCGTGGGCTCCAGCCCCCCGGACGGGCCAGGCTGGGCAAGCTGAAGCTGCTGGCGGCGAGGGCGCCGCCTACACCGCCGACGAGGCGCCGGCGGATGTGATCGACTCGGGGTTTGCGTGGGGTCATTGCGTGATGCCTCCGAAGTGCGTGCGTGATGACACGACGGACAGCACGCGGCGCGGTGCCCGTCACTGCGGGCTATGGGGCATCACAGATATGAACAGTGCGTTATCGCGGTCTGACGGTTTGATGAAAGCGTCGGCGAGCGCCTAGGGAAGCTCTGCACGACTTGTGTAGAGCTTCCCTAGCGGCGAGCCGTGTGGCGCTCGATGCCGTCCTCGGTGCCGATCAGCAGTTCATCGGCACCGCGCAGGGCGAACAGGCCGACGGTGACCACGCCGGGGATCTGGTTGAACTCGCGTTCCGTGCGTGAGGGGTCGACGAGGTCGAGGCCGTGCACGTCGAGGATGTGATTGCCGTTGTCGGTGACGAAGCCTTCTCGGAACACCGGTCGGCCGCCTGCCCCCATGAGCTTGCGGGCGACGAAGCTGCGTGCCATCGGGATCACCTCGACCGGCAGGGGAAACTTGCCGAGCACGTTCACGAGCTTCGAGTCGTCGGCGATGCAGACGAAGCGTTGGGCCGCGCCGGCGATGATCTTCTCGCGGGTGAGTGCACCCCCGCCGCCCTTGATCAACTGCAGGTGTCGGGTCGCCTCGTCCGCACCGTCCACGTAGAGATCAACTGCGCCGACACTGTTGAGGTCCGACACGGTAAAGCCCGCCTCGGTGAGCTTGCTGGTGGAGGCGTCTGAGCTGGACACGATCGCCCGCAGGGAGGGGCGCTCCTGTGCCAACAGCTCGATGAAGTGGTTCACGGTGCTTCCCGTACCCACGCCGAGCACGATGTCCTCCTGCAAGAACTGGAGCGATTGCTCAGCAGCCCGGCGCTTGCGGTCGTCAGCGTTCATCGTGGGTGTCTCCTCGTAGCGAACCGGTAACTAGATTGGTATTCGCTCAAGGATACGCCGCTTCGAGGGGGTCGGCGATGAGCGCTCCAGCGGGGAAGTGCTTGGAGCGGGGAGGGGCGGGCGGGGGGGGTGGCCCGTGTTAGGGGGG comes from the Pseudomonadota bacterium genome and includes:
- a CDS encoding alkaline phosphatase D family protein, translated to MTPRKPRVDHIRRRLVGGVGGALAASSFSLPSLARPGGWSPRTSRRSALFTLGVASGDPQPRRVTLWTRLAPDPLNGGGMDEVPVEVTVEVASDPDFRDVVRSGTVMALPEAGHAVSVTVPALTPNTFYWYRFSALGETSRVRRTRTFPSRFEQPEQMRFALASCQNYTAGFYAAYRDMADQDLDFVVHTGDYIYEGAADEATPESRRHVGPECTSVVDYRNRYAQYRLDENLQDAHAAFPWIVTWDDHEVDNNYAALAPEDDQLPEDFSARRSAAYQVYRESMPLGARQTLNDDNELQLFRRFTFGDLAQFHVLDTRQFRDDQPCDDIFPAFIDVCPEIVDPNGTMTGEEQEQWLYNGLARSRAIWNVMAQQVMMMQWDVGAALGAPGAFNPDAWDGYQGARQRLLDFLAATQPANPIVLTGDIHSSWAADIKADFNEVDSPVVAAEFVCSGITSSFGDENVPLVELTLPFNPHIRFFDGLFRGYAVCEVTREQWRTDFRGVERVSDPHFTVPSPDLAVSTIASYGVNAGVPGVVEL
- the rpiA gene encoding ribose-5-phosphate isomerase RpiA, with amino-acid sequence MNADDRKRRAAEQSLQFLQEDIVLGVGTGSTVNHFIELLAQERPSLRAIVSSSDASTSKLTEAGFTVSDLNSVGAVDLYVDGADEATRHLQLIKGGGGALTREKIIAGAAQRFVCIADDSKLVNVLGKFPLPVEVIPMARSFVARKLMGAGGRPVFREGFVTDNGNHILDVHGLDLVDPSRTEREFNQIPGVVTVGLFALRGADELLIGTEDGIERHTARR